CTCACCATCATTGTAATATGGGCTTTGTCTAAGGTGAAAGAGTCACCTAAGTCTTGCACCGTGCAAGACTTGTTATGTTCGTTGGATCAAATTAATCTACAAGATTGTACATGTACCATAGTATATcatattaattagttttttattaatttttttgacacagtttttattaattagttaaataattattttttgggtgATGTTAACCTGTGCCCTAAGGgtacatgttaagctacctaaaaatagaaatatatcatttaataatacaaataatttaatatttagataattgaatacaccacaagttcaataaatttttttcacatttattttcttaacatgtgccttaagagcacaagttaacattctccttatttttttctttctctctcctctgtCACTTGAAAAGTCCACCTCTTCATCTGAAACTCTTGCTAttcttttactaaaaaaaaattaaaaacttctAAATCTTATATTCCTTCTTGATCATCATAGTTTGTCTGTGCCTTCagaaaattacaaacaaattgGAAAGACATAGTCCAAATTATGACCaacattaaaacaaattaattttatacgtAGCCACGCGTGGGAAAAcagaaaattaaaacaaataatccttttttattaaacaaacaaaacaaaatgattcttaaaattttgttatCATTAATTTTACAATTGCAAGACAATATCACTTTGTAAAGTTCTAAGGAATTATTTGATGATCATGAAAACGCAGATCAAAACAATTTTCTTACTATTTTTCAAATTCAGTATGTATAAAATTGTAGTGTTgcgtcaaaataaaataaaaatgcagtGTTACACACTGCTGGATCTATAGGAAAAGaggatttaaaatatttttttcttactatGGAAGTTCTTGATGTGAAGGCATGATGGTGGTGAGAGGTGTTGTTTTGCAGGTGAGTGGAGGAGGCACAAAGATAGAGGTGCGGTTAATTggatgagagaaaaaaaaatcaattagatgagagagaaagaaaaaatattggaAATTATTTGGTGTTGAGGCTGTAGGATATTCTGATAGATCTTAATGCATCCAACGAATTAAATAAAGTCTTGCACGGTGCAAGACTTGTGCTGCTCTTGCACAATAGACTTTGCGGTTAGTTCCAAATGCTTGATGAGTGAGTTGAAGTTGAGAATAAATAATTGCAATCATCGAGTGCATATTTATTTGGCTAGACGTTGTTAAAAACCAACTTGTTTGTTGTGCACAAAATATTCCACACAGTCAAAGTAGCAAGTATCCCAATCCCAATAGCACTAATTATTGAATGGATTATCTTATTATCCAAATAGCACTAACTATACTAAACATTAAACATATACTAAATCATTAATTTTTATAGTTCCCCCAAcgacttttcttttttgttgtcaTGATTTTGGTATGAAGTTTATATCGCCGTTATCGATGACTAATATTCGTTGGGGGAACTTGTAAGGCACACAAGGTGAGTTCTCCCCTGTTAACcaatttttttgccaaaaatCGAATCCATGATCATATacttaagaaaatcaaaactcttaccacttgaatcaattcattgttggtataatgtttttttattattcaaaaaaaaaaagaaaagagcaaccttaattaattaaaaaaaataaaagaagaaagagaatAAACAACCACTTTAACTGTTATTTGTAATGAGTGGGCTTGTCCATAAAAGCCCATTGGGTAATAGTAATGGTCCAGATGAGTTTAGCGGTCTAATCGGATCGGCAATAAGACCGCGACCAAAAACCCTACTCACACGGGCCTTCATCTATAGATAGAGCTTACAATCTTCACGTGTATCTTTTTTTCTCGGCCTGAAATTAAAACCACAAATCAAATCCATATCCCCAAACCAAAACCTGTAAACACTGcgtgagagaaagaaagaaaaagtacTATCTATCATTCCTTCATTCATTCACATATTCGCCCCCAAACCCATCCACCCAACCTCACAAACCACGGTATCTATCTCTTTCtgtttttctctcttcaatATTATAAACCCTAGATTCATCAATTAATGCTTCGATTCAACGCTTTTCGCTAATTGATTcttctgattttgattttgattttgtttttgtttgttcagATGGATAGATATCAGAGGGTGGAGAAACCTAAAGCAGATGGTCCTATTAACGAGAATGAGATCCGCATTACTACTCAAGGAAGGATGAGAAACTATATCACTTATGCTACCACACTCTTTCAAGTCAGTAATTAGTACTTAATTAATCCATTCTTATTAGataatttcatattaattactgttttaaatttaatttcatgttAATAATTGTTCTTCGATAGAAGTATATTCGATAGGATTAATGCCAAGcgaatgtttttttctttctgatttTACAATGATTTTAGCGATTTATCTTATAATGAACtgatgttttgttattttttgtgacatttaatttaatttttgcgTAATGTGTGTTTTTCTTATGTAGGAGAAGGGAACTGATGAAATCGTTCTGAAAGCAATGGGACGTGCGATAAATAAGACGGTAACGATTACTGAGCTAATAAAGGTGAGAGGGTAGATATATTTATGGATTGAATTGGTTTGgcattttgtttattttactatATTGTGACTGATATGTTGTTTACTTGTTTCAGAGAAGGATTGTTGGTCTGCATCAGAACACTGTAATTGGATCGACTGATATTACTGACACATGGGAACCACTTGAAGAAGGCCTTCTTCCGTATGGTTTATTGTTTTTACTATGTTATCCTGTCGAataatttttaacaaactatcaatttggtctcgtaactatataaatataatagggAGTCCCTCGCTGAAATATATAATATCCATCAATTGAGTCTCTGCTATTAAAGATGTTTGAATCTAAATTGAcggatttcataaactttggaGATCAAATTGATGGATTTCTTATACTTTAGGGATTACTTATGATGTTTAGATAGTTGATGGACTAAATTGGAGAGTGAggtttagagactaaattgatggtttattttattcaataattCATGTATGCGTGGGTGTGATTcgtttttgttttgtgttttacttGCACAGTTTGGAAACTACTAGACATGTTTCAATGATCACAATTACGTTGTCCAAGAAAGAACTGGATACATCCTCTACAGGGTAAGTACCTCTAAATTGTGCGGTTAGATGCGTTATCTTTTAATAGTCTTAGTTATTTGTTAAGCAAACTACTTGAGGACGATGAAACATGTTAGCTATGTCCATGTGGCACCGACCCTTCAGGTTGAATGTGTATTCGGTGTATTTCACCATCATAACGCCAATACATACATTTTAtgtattaaaattgcattttacCGCATTAGTTTCTCAATTTAATACTGGTCGGTGTCCACATGTTCATGTTGTGTTTGGTGCTTGTGTTAATGCTTCATAGCATGCTAAACCCTTGACTTCACGGAGTGTAGTAACTAGTAACTACTATGTCTATCGAGCTGCTGTATTTATTCTTACCTGATGAAGGGTTTGGTTTCATTAACTTAGTAATCTTTTAGTTTCTAATGGttacaattttttactttttattttttgcttttctAATTTTGCCTTCTACTAATAAATATTCAATCGAAGTATTCAACTCCCTAAGTATTAAGGTCCAGTCATGATTTACATTTTACACAAGTCTGGCCGTCATTCCAACTATGTTTggaaattttgtattttgttcaTTTCTTTAATTGTGTTCTCTTTGGGTCTAAGTTGTTTTTCCTCATGCAGATATCAACCTCCTCTTCCAGCTGATCAAGTAAAACCTTTAAATGAATATGAAGAGGATGGAGGTGAATTAATAGTCTtttctttgatattttaaaGAGTGAAACTTGTGATTATTATGGCATGTGTAGTTGTTAACTATGATTTTGATGCAGAAGGCTCACCAAGGATGCGAGGAAGGGGACGTGGTCGTGGAAGGGGCAGGGGTAGAGGTAGAGGTATTGCTCAATACTTTGTTTTTCCTATTTAACTATAATTGGATGACTGACTGAGAATAAGGGTTTGGTGCCGAATGATTTGAGAGATTAGATCTCAACATGTTGTATTTATAATGAAATTTGTacaaaggaaaataaataaatatagggATTATATATGGCCTATATCCAATTAACTACATCAGAGATGTATgcaagaaaataagaaatagTTAGTAGACGAAAATAAGGAAGATAATATCTCAATCTAATATTCTATTTATTACGCCATGTCTCAACAAAATTTATTGTTTGTAGGAATGTACAATAATGGTGGTATGGAATATGGTGGTGATGGTTGGGATGGTGGACGTGGTTATGGTGGCAGAGGGCGTGGCCGTGCATGGGGTCGTGCTTTCCGCGGACGAGGACGCGGCTATGGTGCCCAGCCGGCTGGTTATTATGACAATGGTGAATATGATGCACCACCTCCTGCCCCACGTGGTAAGCATCCAAGAGCACacatttgattaattttattcATGTGTTATCATGAGATTCGGTAATACCAGTTATGTGCTAGTCCAGTCAAATAGTTTGTTTTGTACTATTTGCATTACACATGCTGCAGAAGCAAATTAGTTTTTTGAGCTCACCAATTGTTTTCCATTTGTTAGTTTTCTTTGCCCCTTGTGTTACCTTGTTTCGGCATTTTAAGTTTTCTCCCTACTTATTTGGACATTGTAGTAAAACTTGCAAGCACTTGTGCTGCTGTTTGCTTATTGTtcaattcaaataataaatagtcacctttttaacaaaaaaatttagtgGTTGAtagtaaactttttttaatggTTTGCAGGCCAAGGTCGTGGAAGGGGAAGAGGCCGTGGACGTGGTCGAGATGCTGGCCGTGGAGCAGCTGCTTAGTTAGAAGAGGGTGCCTTTCTGCTTAGTTATTTGGTATTATTTGAGTCGTTCAGTGTTGCGGCCATGTTCCTGCAGTTTTGGTTTTGTAGTTCTTTCCCTTGTAA
This portion of the Trifolium pratense cultivar HEN17-A07 linkage group LG3, ARS_RC_1.1, whole genome shotgun sequence genome encodes:
- the LOC123914437 gene encoding ribonuclease P protein subunit p25-like protein; protein product: MDRYQRVEKPKADGPINENEIRITTQGRMRNYITYATTLFQEKGTDEIVLKAMGRAINKTVTITELIKRRIVGLHQNTVIGSTDITDTWEPLEEGLLPLETTRHVSMITITLSKKELDTSSTGYQPPLPADQVKPLNEYEEDGEGSPRMRGRGRGRGRGRGRGRGMYNNGGMEYGGDGWDGGRGYGGRGRGRAWGRAFRGRGRGYGAQPAGYYDNGEYDAPPPAPRGQGRGRGRGRGRGRDAGRGAAA